The stretch of DNA CAGGTTACCTGACCACTGCTTTAACAGTTTTTCAGCTTagatttttatttactgtatgtttttgttgtattgaTTAGACTGCATGAGGCAAAATGAGAGGCACTATCTATCTCTGAACCTGAGAAGTGAGCCTCTCTCAGTATCAGGGTAAAGCAGAAGGCACTCACGTACTCATTGGCTTCGAAGACTTTGTTGTCATCCGCTCCCCCTTTGGAGGAGAACTCACTCCTCTTCCTTAGTCTGGCCGGAGGTCTGTATGGTCCAGTGTGGCCCAGGTCATCTATCTCTTTCTTTACACTCTCCATGCCCTAAAAACAGACCAATGGGTAAGAGATAGGAAATCAACAAATAAATTCCAACATTCAGGTATATCACTTTCAGAACCCCTTACTTTGTTTAGGAGAAACAACAGACTGTAGGTTCAATTTTTGAATTCAGAAATGTGTTTCAAAACATAGTAAGTGCAGTGACTCCATACCTGTGATATTGCTTTGAATGCACCAGTCTTCCCAAACTTCTCTCCACTCTTTGAGACGCTCTCTGCTGAGGTTTTAGCTGTTCTGGCTGcctcctccattccctccttgATTTTCTTACCAAAATCTGTACGACTTACCTCCTCTATACcctgttctcacacacacacacacacacacgcacacacacacacacacacacacacacacacacacacgcacaaaatcAATTTAACAGCGTATCTATGATAAGATAATCAAAAGAAAGGCTACACCTGAGTGAGGGACCAATCACAATTACCTCTTTGACTGTCTCTGAGAGGTTCCCTAACTTCTTCTTGAGAACCTCTGAGGTCTTCACTGTTTCAGACTCAATTGTTTTcttggaaagagaaagaagggttTATAgtgtaaaaaacacatcacaactgattatcttttctttttttttttttttttttttaaaaacactgatagTCAcaaatcctgtgtgtgtggccaAATACTAACATATTTCCTTCGAGCTTGTTTCAATGCTTCTGACTCCTCAAGTTTTTTGGCCTCCTCCCGGAACTTCTTGATGTTGTCTTTCATTTCCTTGTTCTTGTTTAGCTCCGTCTTCAGATTGTCCAGAAACTCCCCCAAGAAACCTTTTCTGCCACCGCCTCTCTCCCCTGATGAATACCTCACCTGTAGAAGGGATGCCTGAGGCACCTTGTTGGtatgaaacacaaacaccatATAAGGTAGATGTAAAGCATTGAAGCATGTTGGGAGCTGTTCaattaaacttaaaatgtatgtgtatatagtAAATATTGGAGGTGGACTTGCAAAACCAACAATTTAGGcgagaaacaaagacagaaagaaagcgAGGGAGTTTAGAATGACAGATTTCATTCAATGAGGTGATGTTTTAGCAATCATGTTCCTTTTCCAGAGCTCAATAGAAATGTCAGCTCCAGGATTTAAGTCGCATGTTGTGTCATTATAAAGTGCTCCAGCATTTTTTTGATGCAAATTATTCTGTCTAAAGTTTAATGTTAGCTCATTTTTCTAGCTTATAATAATACTATCCAAAACCAAATAGGaagtctctttttttcaaagcaaatgaaagtagagctgcaacagttagttgattaatcgattagtagCCAACAATTAAATTAATCATATTATTTTCGATATTTTCTGATTTGTTTTCTGGTTATTTTCTGGTATTGTCATCTATGACATCAGACCGACTATCTTTGAGCGCATCATCTTGGCCTTCGGGAAaaggtgattgacattttttgaGCAACTGATTGAGACAATAACTGACAGAttaatcagtaataaacataattgTTAGTTGAAGAGCTAAATGAAAGTGAGTTTAGTTGTGGTTGAGAGCAAAACCTAACTTAAAATGAGGAAACTTCTCCACAGAGGACAGCTGATATTGACACCTAGCTTCTAAAGTACAGGTTTGGATTatccagagagagggagacatggCACTAACAGAGTTTATGTCAAATGTTCATACCTGTGAAGAGCTTGTAAGGAACCCCCATATCCTGAAGACATTTGGTCTGTTGTGCAGCAGCATGTAGGAAGAAGGCAACGCCACCATGCCTCTTCTTATACATTTCTGGACATAGGCAGACAAACTCAGCCTCAAAATTCAACAGACACCAAGGTAGTATACTAGAAACAACTGAACAGTTAACAGCTGGGCATTTCACTGCAATATAGCTGCTTTAAGGTGACGTATTGTTGCAATAAGAATGACATGTCATGGTGTTGGAAGACCATAAGTAAGTGGTTGCATTAAGATCTAAAGTCACACGTTGTTCAATGTAATGCATGCTATAAAAAAGCCAAACGTGTAGCTAACGGAGTTGTCATTTTACTTGGGAAAAGATTTCGCCCTGCGCTGCATGGTCCAAACACCGGCTCCATATCTTATTTAAACAGCTAGCTTTAACTTAGCTAGCCAAAGCAACGTAAGCAGCATGGTCAAAAAGACGTCCTGCATTCCTCGTTAAGAGTTAACCAGGCAGttcaaaaaaactttttaaattcaCCCCGTTACTATTCAGAGGTGTCTAAATGTTGATATTAACACAAAACGTCCCGAGAACTAACCTGGTAACACTGACACAACGGGGTAGCCATCTTGAATGTAGTGCCTGTGACCTTCTTCCGGTGGTGACCTTCCGTGTACATGAGGCACGGTGCCGCGCGCCCAGTGTGATCATCACAAAGCAGCAGCGTAGTTTACACATTTCTCATATTGCTCTAAATGTGCCTCCAAATATTGGTATCTCACTAAAAATTTCGCGACACATATTAGCTTTAAGTGCTTAAATCAAGgcatatgtatttttaacttactttaatatttaatttactttaatcGTAAACTATGTGACAGGAAGCAGGTCATCAGATTTAATTCTGTTAAGACTCAAGAGTTAAacggaaaaacaacaaaactataCGCAGCTAAAAATCAAATGGAATAAACTTACATTATAGCTTAAACTCCTTGAAGCAATGACATTTTGAGCAGGCAATGAAGTTGTTAGAAAATACTGGCGATTCAGAACTAAGCCTAtggattttattgttgtttgtaaGTGTATGTGATAACTCGCCATCATTCACTGTCTAATCAACTATATTGATATGCAGTGCAGTAACAAAAACAGGCAAAATATATCAGTTAGAGGTTTATTTATCAAAACCTTATAGAACAAAGGCAATGACAGGTGAAGCATGACAAAGAATTTAAAATTTggtctccaaaaaaaaaaaaaaaaaaagtaaaattaaagtaagtaaaaactaaaaacaattccactgttacaaATAACTAAAACAGTTTCACCATTACAAATATCTAACAAACCGTGTGAAGAGAATATGAATATGTTGAAGGGCAATTTAGATCAGGGACtaaatcaaatatcaaatatcaaatgcGACAGACATAACTTATGCATTCCTATCAATCCTAACATCAATCTCTCTTCCATTCAGCCGATAGCCATTCATGGTCCGGCAGGCACGCTCAGCGGTTTCAGGGTTGTCAAAGCGAACTACACCACAGCCTTTGGACTTGCCGTTCTCCATCTTAATATCAGCATACTGAACCATGCCTAAGGAACATCATGAGAAAGAaacattagaaaagtaatctttaaaaaaacatgaaacagccATCACCCATTTCTTATTTATATTTAGAGACCATTAGCCTTACCGCAAGTATTGAAAGTATCCTTCAGCATCTTCCAGGTGAAGTCAAAGGGCAGCTGTAAGACAGAAATCCatccatttaaaatgtattgaaatcATGCATTTGTTTGATACGGATACAAACAAATTAAGCCCAACTACATTGCATATGAAACACTTACATTTCTGACAAAAATTTGGCATCCCTTCCTGACATTGCCTCCTCCAGTTCCAGGCCCTCCAGCTCCAGTTCCTCCAAAGGAATTGCCACCAAATCCACGATCCAAGTCTGCAGAACGATCAAACTGACCAACACCTCCAGATCCCATCCGGTCCATTCCAGAGCTCATGCGGTCGAGGCCACCAGAAGGGAAGCGGTCGAGCCCTCCGGCGGAGCCCATGCGGTCAAAGCTGCTGGCCATTCTGTCAAGCCCACTGTTGCCCATGCGATCCATACCCATTGGGGAGCTAAAGTCCAGACCAGCACCCATGCGGTCCAAACCAGACTGGCCCAAGCGGTCAAACCCAGCAGGGCCTAGGCGGTCCATGCTGGAACTCATACGTTCCAGGCTTGGTCCAAGCCTGTCCATACTGGGTCCCAGCCGGTCCATCCCTGAGCCCATTCGGTCAAACCCAGAACCCAGTCTGTCCAGATCAGACACACGGTCCATTCTGTCCATCCCCATCCGATCCATCCCTGCCATGCGATCCATACTTGCTCCCAGGCGGTCCATTCCGGAACTCATGCGGTCCATACCCAGAGAGTTTCctattaagaagaaaaaaaaaaaaaaaaaaaaagaaaaaagtcacatCAACAGTTGGTGAGATGTGATGCTCATTACACCTCAAAATCCTGAGAATACTAACCCATTCCTCTTTCAAATGAGTCTCCAAAATTATTGCGAGACATGCCCATTTCATTTCGACCAAACTCCCTGTCAAAAGCACCACCAATCCCACGGTCCATCTCTGACAATGCAAGAGATGAAACCATTAGAAACATCCAGCAAATCGTGAGTGCTCCACGCTTGCTTTGGAATGCTTAACAGGTCTTAAAATGTCACCTTACCATTCATTCTGCCCATCCCTGAAGAACCATAACGTTCCATGTTGTTCATTCCTCCAAAGTTCTCCATTCCTAGAACAAAAAGGAGATGTATGTGAACACGTGGAAATCTGATCCTTTAACAAATATCAAAGAATGCTGTTTCTTTCAGTTAATCTCAGTCATAATCTATGTTTCTGACAACTCAAATGGAATGGATACACTATCATCtgactttgtttaaaaaaaatgaatactaTGATCATATTTGATCAAGATCAAACTGATAACGGTGCTTGGAAATGCCATagtgcttaaaaaaaaagaaaaaaaaaaagtacaaattcCACTGTTCTGTACTTTTGCAATGTTAGGTTGCTGGTCATGGAAGTCCCTACAAATTTTTCCcaataaaatctttttaaatgcattttcctCATGAATCAGTGTTCAATACAATTAATCAAATAACTGTTTTGAGTACAAGTGTGTGAGTGCAGTGTTGGGGCATAtagtacacatactgtataaccacaatcactTGATAAATTATGTTAAATACCTCCTCCCATACGGCCTCCCATGTTGCCACCGAAGCCCATTCCATCCATTCCTATGAATGAGAAGAGAAGTTagtcactgatttcatttgcaTCTTTTgttaagggaggagggagaaataaaacaaaaaagtactGGTGCTAGTTACCTCCGGGGCCCATGTTGCCCATTCCACCACCTGCAGCCCCACCCCTGTTAAGTTGTGCAGCATCAATGGGCTGGCCACCAGGCCCCAATCCCAAACCAACACCACTCAGGCCACCTGGGCAGAGAAAAGGggtacaatattaaaatgttgtcCAGAGGACTTGTGTCCATAGAGATAActaactatttttattttagtgtatttgtgtttttatatggaTGACAGTTTACACTTACGGGGAAGAGCAGCTGCTCTGTCTGGTGGTCCAAAATCCTTGGGCAAGGACTTCTCATCCTGAAAAGGGCACATGGAAGTATTCAGACTCTGCCCAAAACCATAAAATCTTATACTCTGAGGGGACGAGTTTTAAACAACTTACCAGTTTGACATGCATGACCCTGTTGAACAACAGCTGCCCATTGAACATGGCTGTGAAACTGTTAAGGAAAGTATACCAAGTATCTtggaaaaacacaattatacTGAATCAACTTTCTATGCATGAAAGTATTCcaaaccaacattttttttcccagAAGGATACAGACAGCTTGGACAGCTTCAAGGGGCATATCGAATGTTACTGTTCCCATGCCTCtgctctttccatccttgtccTCAAGAATGTCAGCCCTAACCACCATGCCTGCCATGCCGAACACTTCTTTGAGCTTCTTCCAGCCAACTTTGTAGTCAAGCTACAGACAAGAAAACAATGTCAGTTACTTCATGCACAAGCAACACCACAAAAGACAATATATCAATTTAActtgttgatttaaaaatgcaaagtgATTCAGTTATTTTTATGAAATAACTGGATGAAGTGGAAATGCCACTGATCATCTGGTTACAGTTTCTTGTGCATTTGCAGCTCTTTCAGGCAATAAATCCTTTTATAAAATCTAAAGACAATCGGTGGAAAAAAATATCATTAAGTCTCACATTAGCAACAAAGACAGTGCTGCCAATCCTGCCAGCCTGCAGACCATGGATGATCTCATTGGGGATGTTGGGGTTGCTCATCAGACTAGGAGGGATATTGACAATGGGGCCATTTGGTCCAGGGCCCATCCTATCCATGTTCATACGATCCATTCCACCCATAcctcccattcctccatgcCCCCCTGGAGGGCCTCCGCCCCCTTGCCCTTTGTTGATTTCCCTCTGAGCAATGACACCATCAGGGTCCTATTTAcaaaaggagagaaacttcGATAAGGCACAACTTACATTTTGGTGTGATGGACaaaatttgtcattttgttaAGGATTACCTCTTTAACTTTCAGGGGTCGTCCATTGAGATTGTGCTTGTTGACCTTCTCCACTGCTTTCTTCATTAGCTCTTCAGTCCTAAACTCAACAACACTGACAGAACATAACCAGTGAAAACAACGAAAACTACACCCAGATTTTTGATAACACATTTTGGCAAGCACTGGCAAACTATTTGGacagataaatgtttttttgtttttttacttacGCACAACCCTTTGTTGattgaagacaacagaacaGGCCAGACCAATAGGagtgaaaaataatttaaattagtAAAAGCCATGGTTATAGTCAGATTTTATTAGTGAAAAAAATAAGTATAAACACAAATTAGAATTTCATGCAGTCAAAAAGTTCATCACAAGCCTACAAGCCTTGGCCACAACTTCCCGataaaattacaatattaaCATCTCACATCACTAAACACAAAGCAATGTGctgaattttaatattttccaaATATCCAAAGTgcacaaaatccacagtgaaaTAGGATTAGATAAAAAGGAGGTAACTATTCCAGTAAAAACGTCCTGCGCAGTGTTATATTTAACAACCATCTAACAGTCCTGTAACAACCTCTTGCAGGCTACACCCCTTTAGTTCAGGAGCAAATCCAGCAACCAAAAGGGACATTGTCAACTACTGCAATCCAACAGGATTGGCTACACAGAAAGCTGAAATCCTGTTATGAGAGCATCAACCCCTGAATGACTTGAAGTCAGTGCCACAGGCGACACCAAATAGATCACGCCTCCAGCATGTCACCATCTCACACACTCCATCAGGTTTCTGAATCTGAACAATTCCcaacaatgaaaaaatgaaaccaaaGCTGACAAACACAGGTTTGTCTAggattattcatgttttatttgtatgtatttgcaCTTACCCTCGATTTGCCTTCTGCGTCCATTAAGTGTTCCACGTACGTTACCTCACCCACTACAAATCAGATTCCAGAGACGACACACACCAAGGGGAGAGAAGCCGAGAGAACAATGGGGGTTTAGAGCAGAAACAAGTAGGGCAGCCGGTGACAGTGAGCTCAGACTGCCAGTCCTGAGCCTTCCCCCAGCacctcagcagcagcacaatATGGTACAGGTCTACAAAAAGCAAGcttgtctcttttttaaaaaaaataacgaCTTCTTACCCTGTCCTTGTTGGGATTCTCCCGAAGCACCAAAAGCAATAGACTGAGGACAACAACTGTTTAAATGGCCATCTGCCTTTCCATTTGGAAATAATGCACTAAAAACCACCTTCTACTTGAAgatatttgaccaaatgattTCAAGTCGGCAAAGCCCATTCAATGCCTCAGCCCGTTTCATTGCAAACCTGTACATACTTTGCCATGTTAAACCTCAGGATAATGCATCAATCCATTCGCCCATCAGCTGAGCCTAAGAGGAAACTAGTCCATAGCCTTAACTACGGTTAAGTTGTTAGGGGACAAACTTCTCTATCTACAAAAACTTTCTTATAGTGGACCCATTTGAGACACACAATGTCAAAATTTTGATTCAGCGTCGACCACTTCCACGCATTCTTTCCGGATCACGTGTCTGTTCAACGAATGGACATCAGTGACCAAACCTCTAGAGACAAGGACAGTGCATAAGAAGTTGCTTCATTTTGTAGACCTGTACCCCAAAGAAATCCCAACACATATCTGTTTGGCACAAAGTGGAGATCTGCTGAGAAAACTTTTGCTTGTCAAGGTCACacctaaaaaagaaaatgcaatttAACTCCACAGACAGTTGTCATAAAACGAGTACCAGGCATTCCTTCTGAAAAGAAGATTGTGCCCTTCTTAACACATGCTTTACTTTAAAAGCAAATACCAATTTTATGCTTTGATTCTGATACACCTAAGAGCTTTTCAAAACCCCATGACTAAACAACAATTTTCACAGTAGCAGCATTAAAGTCCATATTGTACATGGGAGAGTGAACTTAAGGCTAACCCCTGCTGAAAATCAAAGTTGCTGCATCAAATTACTTATCACTTCTTGTCCACTTgttttgataatgaaaatggtTAAGGTTTTACCATTACTTGTATATTTTGCAGCAGAGCAAGATGTTCCTAGTTTTGGGCAATATCATGTCACTACAGCAGCGTACTGTATATTCTTTCATGTGTTTCTTGGGGTGGAAAACACCTCATTTTGCCGCTCATGATGCCAAGCCATTGGATTTTTCACATTTGCGAACACCCACTTCACAAAAACCACAAAAGATTTTGGTAATCTCATATATAGTGTCTAACATCCAGGTTCACAGGACTTATGCAAACCTGCAGCAACTCGTTAGTTAACCAGACGAATAAGAGGGCCATCTTCCAAACCTTTACTTCCATGTATCTCCCATACAAGATCTCAAGCAACATTGTGCACAATAAGTCCCTGAACAATTTCCCAAAAGCCCTTGAAAGTTGCAAGGGTCAAACAAAATGACCCTAAATGCTGCATCTTTGTCATGTCCAAAGCTGACTGTGCCAATCTGTCATCTAAACACCTTACCTTTTTCTTTCATCAAGTCTTTGAGGGCTTGCCATTTCACATCATATGGGATGTTGCTGACAAAGACACGGTATCTTTTGTTCACGTTGCCATAAGGTTCATAGCgcccccctccacctctcttCTGGGGCCTCTCCTTTCTGCTGGAGGCAGACTCATGCTTGGCTTTCCCATTCACCTCCCTGTgtaaaaaagatgaattaacAATTCACAATTTATTTTTCCCAAGGGGGAATTCGTCCAAATAGGATTTAATCATGTAATCAGCCCTTGTGAAAACCTGAGTGTGTTCTAAAATGCCGGTacttattaaaaacatgaattttcTCTAACTGCTACTACACATCATAACTTAattcacattaaaacataacaGGCTGCGCGGTCTTGAACCGTGTCTACCTATTTAAGAAAGGCCTGAATGAGGCCACTGCTGCAACTTAGTACTGGTGGAAGCGTGATCATGCTAGAAACCTCTTGTATTTTACAGTGAGAACCATAAGCTAGCATTTTTACCAAAAGCATAACGATATTACTTCAAACACGGCTAAAAGTGGTGGAAATGTAATGACGAACTCCCCGCCTGCAACAGTGTGCAGACGAGACGATTGCACTAAAGCCGCATGGTTAGGCCGCTCCCCTAACATAGTGGGCCTCACGGTAAAGCGTCACTTATTGGTTGCTTAAATTTAGTTTACTACCAATAATAAGTTTGCAAACGAACAGAAAACATGGGCTGGCTTATTATTTACCAATAATAGACCGCTACTTGAACCGATAACGTTAAGTTGCTTTGTTACGTAAAGTGACTGGGATTAACCTGGGTCTATCCAGTAAGTAGTCGGACCCCAAGTCACACGCCACATAACAGTCCGGTAACGTATTTTCCCGCGTTTACAATGCAATCTATAACATATTGCAGCCATTAATAAATGCTTTATTAGTATAATTTAAGTATTGGACGAATTCCATCTGGTGCGGCAGCCCCATTAAACAGGGTCATCACGGATAACAAGCTAACTAGCGCTAGCAGGTAAGCTAACAAAGGGAGGAGGATGAATgacttactgctgctgctgttgttgttgttgttgctgctgctgcggcgGTGGCGGCTGTGTGCTTGCTTTTTCGGTGGTGTTTTCGACCTGCTCGTTGGACATCTTCTAAACACGGTAGTTATATTGCCGACAATAAACAGTACCTTGTACCAACAAATTACTGCTGACTTGATGACTGTACCAGGAGCAGACGAAAATGGCGGCGGAATAGTCTGAGCCAGGCGGATGTGATCAGCAGCTTTTAAAGCAGGCAGAGAGAGTTCTACATCCGGTGTTTACCTTCAACAATAAAGGTAATAGCGGTACTAAAAAAGTGAGTTTGGGAAACAACAGTGCCCTGAATGCAGattttcaaataaacaaaatccCTTCCTAAGAGAACCTGGtggaaatattgtttttttttgtattattaatatttgattCAGTCCGTTTAAAGAAACTTCATCTTATCTTTTGGATATCCAACAAGTTAATAGATAACATTTTGATATCCAAAACTCAAGACTGATTtgaccaaaaacaaaaatcaaaaccCTCCCGTTGtccttttaaattaaaaataaaagtaatatcagaaatatggatttattttgtataataGCCTGATAATTACATGGATGGTTCCATACTACATTAGCAAGTATAATCATCACTTTCATTGAATTGGGTGATATTGTACTTCATGCTTTATTCAGTCAAACCAGACAACAGGTGTAATTAAGTGCTgctgttaaaatattttaaaaggtaCTCTGACAGCAAAACAGCAACAAGCTTGTTGTTTTGTGTCAAGGCAAGTATTGTTCCATGTTGAAGATTTCCAAGTTTTGGATCATTGGCAGTTGTTCCAACAAACAGCAGTGGAGGACAAGTCTATCCATGCCACTCAGACATGTTCTCATTCCAAGTAGTGGCAAGTTCACAGTACTAAGCAGACTAGTTCTGGTTTGCTCTGGTGTATCTCaaggcatttttcacatttcactaaTATGTCATTTCTTTTTAGTTTCATCATACTGTCAGTTCTAATAATCTCACAGTGTACAACTCAAGTTATTGAGGTTGAGCATCATAATCCTTGCCATACCACATCATCTCAGATGCTGCATGGATATTATTTGTCACTATATTCTATTCAGTTACAACCTGCCTTCAGCTCTCAACGTTACATTGACTGCACTGAAGGAGAATCATGTAGTAGAAGGTTTTACCAAAAATATTACCTCGTTTTGTACTTGTTTATGTTATACTGTAAGCCATACactttctgaaaaaaacccaactacCCTCAGATCatatttaatcaattaatcttaATCATATTAAAGAAaggccatg from Scomber japonicus isolate fScoJap1 chromosome 7, fScoJap1.pri, whole genome shotgun sequence encodes:
- the hnrnpm gene encoding heterogeneous nuclear ribonucleoprotein M; translation: MSNEQVENTTEKASTQPPPPQQQQQQQQQQQQEVNGKAKHESASSRKERPQKRGGGGRYEPYGNVNKRYRVFVSNIPYDVKWQALKDLMKEKVGEVTYVEHLMDAEGKSRGCAVVEFRTEELMKKAVEKVNKHNLNGRPLKVKEDPDGVIAQREINKGQGGGGPPGGHGGMGGMGGMDRMNMDRMGPGPNGPIVNIPPSLMSNPNIPNEIIHGLQAGRIGSTVFVANLDYKVGWKKLKEVFGMAGMVVRADILEDKDGKSRGMGTVTFDMPLEAVQAVSMFNGQLLFNRVMHVKLDEKSLPKDFGPPDRAAALPRGLSGVGLGLGPGGQPIDAAQLNRGGAAGGGMGNMGPGGMDGMGFGGNMGGRMGGGMENFGGMNNMERYGSSGMGRMNEMDRGIGGAFDREFGRNEMGMSRNNFGDSFERGMGNSLGMDRMSSGMDRLGASMDRMAGMDRMGMDRMDRVSDLDRLGSGFDRMGSGMDRLGPSMDRLGPSLERMSSSMDRLGPAGFDRLGQSGLDRMGAGLDFSSPMGMDRMGNSGLDRMASSFDRMGSAGGLDRFPSGGLDRMSSGMDRMGSGGVGQFDRSADLDRGFGGNSFGGTGAGGPGTGGGNVRKGCQIFVRNLPFDFTWKMLKDTFNTCGMVQYADIKMENGKSKGCGVVRFDNPETAERACRTMNGYRLNGREIDVRIDRNA